Proteins encoded by one window of Streptomyces sp. LX-29:
- the yvcK gene encoding uridine diphosphate-N-acetylglucosamine-binding protein YvcK: MSYQPLRTRRLRRLVGGRSGRRAQPKVVALGGGMGLSASLAALRRITGDLTAVVTVADDGGSSGRLRDEMGVLPPGDLRKALAALCGDDDWGQTWARVIQHRFESEGELHGHAVGNLLIVALWEQLGDPVNALEWVGRLLGAHGRVLPMSAVPLELQALVRGHDPARPDEISTVRGQATVALTPGEVQSVHVVPEDPPAVPEAVAAVLDADWVVLGPGSWFSSVIPHLLVPELLEALQETKARRVLSLNLAPQPGETDGFSPQRHLEVLARHAPKLAFDVVLADAAAVPDRSSLCDAAERLGATVELAPVAAAGAFPAAAEGAAARPDAVGASPRHDPELLAAAYDRIFRMHGRIGPWR; this comes from the coding sequence GTGAGCTATCAGCCCCTGCGCACCCGGCGGCTGCGGCGGCTCGTGGGAGGCCGCAGCGGCCGGCGCGCCCAGCCCAAGGTCGTCGCGCTCGGCGGCGGCATGGGCCTCTCCGCCTCGCTCGCCGCGCTGCGCCGCATCACCGGCGACCTGACCGCCGTCGTCACCGTGGCCGACGACGGCGGCTCCAGCGGCCGGCTGCGCGACGAGATGGGCGTACTGCCCCCCGGCGACCTGCGCAAGGCGCTCGCCGCGCTGTGCGGTGACGACGACTGGGGACAGACCTGGGCCCGGGTCATCCAGCATCGCTTCGAGAGCGAGGGCGAGCTGCACGGCCACGCGGTCGGCAACCTGCTGATCGTCGCGCTGTGGGAGCAGCTGGGCGACCCGGTGAACGCCCTGGAGTGGGTCGGCCGGCTGCTCGGCGCCCACGGCCGGGTGCTGCCCATGTCCGCCGTCCCCCTGGAGCTCCAGGCGCTGGTACGGGGCCACGACCCCGCCCGGCCGGACGAGATAAGCACCGTCCGCGGCCAGGCGACCGTGGCGCTCACCCCCGGCGAGGTGCAGTCGGTGCACGTGGTCCCGGAGGACCCGCCGGCCGTGCCGGAGGCGGTGGCGGCGGTCTTGGACGCGGACTGGGTGGTGTTGGGGCCCGGCTCCTGGTTCTCCTCGGTCATTCCGCACCTCCTGGTGCCCGAGCTGCTCGAAGCGCTCCAGGAGACCAAGGCGCGGCGCGTGCTCTCGCTGAACCTCGCTCCCCAGCCGGGCGAAACCGACGGCTTCTCCCCGCAGCGTCATTTGGAGGTTTTGGCCCGACACGCCCCTAAACTCGCCTTCGACGTGGTGTTGGCCGACGCGGCCGCGGTGCCCGACCGGAGCAGCCTGTGCGACGCCGCCGAGCGGCTCGGCGCGACGGTCGAGCTGGCTCCGGTGGCCGCCGCCGGCGCGTTCCCGGCCGCGGCCGAGGGTGCCGCCGCCCGGCCGGACGCCGTGGGGGCCTCCCCGCGGCACGACCCGGAGCTGCTGGCCGCCGCGTACGACCGTATTTTTCGGATGCATGGAAGGATCGGCCCATGGCGATGA
- the pgi gene encoding glucose-6-phosphate isomerase, producing MNKEGRGRLDRMPEWHALAKHRQELGDAHLRDLFAEDPGRARRLSLQVGDLHLDYSKQLVTDETLRRLRELAEAAGVAELRDAMFRGEKINNTEGRAVLHTALRAPRSAVIKVDGKDVVPDVYAVLTKMTTFAEKVRSGHWTGHTGKPVKNVVNVGIGGSDLGPAMAYEALRSYTARDLNFRFVSNVDGADLHEAVRDLDPAETLFVIASKTFTTIETITNATSARDWLLSGLGAGQEAVAKHFVALSTNAEKVAEFGIDTANMFEFWDWVGGRYSYDSAIGLSLMIAIGPDRFREMLAGFHLMDEHFRTAPLEENAPLLLGLLGVWYNNFHDAQAHAVLPYSHYLSKFTAYLQQLDMESNGKSVDRQGESVNWQTGPVVWGTPGTNGQHAYYQLLHQGTKLVPADLIGFAKPVEDLRPGLADQHDLLMANLFAQGQALAFGKTAEEVAAEGVPAEQVPHRTFRGNHPTTTILASELTPSVLGQLIALYEHKVFVQGAIWDIDSFDQWGVELGKVLAKRVEPALTTGAEVPGLDSSTAALVATYRSLRGR from the coding sequence ATGAACAAGGAAGGCCGCGGCAGGCTGGACCGGATGCCTGAGTGGCACGCGCTGGCCAAGCACCGTCAGGAACTGGGCGACGCGCATCTGCGCGACCTGTTCGCCGAGGACCCCGGGCGCGCGCGGCGGCTCAGCCTCCAGGTCGGTGACCTCCATCTGGACTACTCCAAGCAGCTGGTGACCGACGAGACCCTGCGGCGCTTGCGCGAGCTGGCCGAGGCGGCCGGGGTGGCGGAGCTGCGGGACGCCATGTTCCGCGGCGAGAAGATCAACAACACCGAGGGCCGCGCGGTGCTGCACACCGCGCTGCGGGCGCCGCGGTCCGCCGTCATCAAGGTGGACGGCAAGGACGTCGTCCCGGATGTCTACGCGGTGCTCACCAAGATGACGACCTTCGCCGAGAAGGTCCGCTCCGGGCACTGGACCGGGCACACCGGCAAGCCCGTCAAGAACGTGGTCAACGTCGGCATCGGCGGCTCCGACCTCGGCCCGGCGATGGCGTACGAGGCGCTGCGCTCCTACACCGCGCGGGACCTGAACTTCCGCTTCGTCTCCAACGTGGACGGGGCGGACCTGCACGAGGCGGTGCGGGACCTGGACCCGGCCGAGACGCTGTTCGTCATCGCCTCCAAGACGTTCACCACCATCGAGACCATCACCAACGCCACCTCGGCCCGCGACTGGCTGCTGAGCGGCCTGGGCGCCGGTCAGGAGGCGGTGGCCAAGCACTTCGTGGCGCTGTCCACCAACGCCGAGAAGGTCGCCGAGTTCGGCATCGACACGGCCAACATGTTCGAGTTCTGGGACTGGGTCGGCGGCCGCTACTCCTACGACTCGGCCATCGGCCTCTCGCTGATGATCGCCATCGGTCCGGACCGGTTCCGCGAGATGCTCGCCGGCTTCCATCTGATGGACGAACACTTCCGCACCGCTCCCCTCGAGGAGAACGCGCCGCTGCTGCTCGGCCTGCTGGGTGTCTGGTACAACAACTTCCACGACGCACAGGCCCACGCGGTCCTGCCGTACAGTCACTATCTGTCCAAGTTCACGGCTTACCTCCAGCAGCTGGACATGGAGTCCAACGGCAAGTCGGTGGACCGGCAGGGCGAGTCGGTGAACTGGCAGACCGGCCCGGTGGTCTGGGGCACTCCCGGCACCAACGGCCAGCACGCCTACTACCAGCTGCTCCACCAGGGCACCAAGCTGGTGCCGGCCGACCTGATCGGCTTCGCCAAGCCGGTGGAGGACCTGCGGCCGGGCCTGGCCGACCAGCACGACCTGTTGATGGCGAACCTCTTCGCCCAGGGTCAGGCGCTGGCCTTCGGCAAGACGGCGGAGGAGGTCGCCGCGGAGGGCGTGCCGGCCGAGCAGGTGCCGCACCGCACCTTCCGCGGCAACCACCCGACGACCACCATCCTGGCCAGCGAGCTCACCCCCTCGGTGCTCGGCCAGCTCATCGCGCTGTACGAGCACAAGGTGTTCGTCCAGGGCGCCATCTGGGACATCGACTCCTTCGACCAGTGGGGCGTGGAGCTGGGGAAGGTGCTCGCCAAGCGGGTGGAGCCGGCGTTGACCACCGGCGCCGAGGTGCCGGGGCTGGACAGCTCGACCGCCGCGCTGGTGGCCACGTACCGCTCGCTGCGGGGGCGCTGA
- the secG gene encoding preprotein translocase subunit SecG — MGFSIALIIFSVLLMMLVLMHKGKGGGLSDMFGGGMQSSVGGSSVAERNLDRITIVVGLLWFVCIVALGLLMKLD; from the coding sequence ATGGGGTTCTCGATCGCCCTCATCATCTTCAGTGTCCTGTTGATGATGCTGGTGCTCATGCACAAGGGGAAGGGTGGCGGTCTGTCCGACATGTTCGGCGGCGGCATGCAGTCCTCCGTCGGCGGCTCCTCGGTCGCCGAGCGTAACCTCGACCGGATCACCATCGTGGTCGGCCTGCTGTGGTTCGTCTGCATCGTCGCCCTCGGTCTGCTGATGAAGCTGGATTAA
- a CDS encoding RNA polymerase-binding protein RbpA, whose translation MASGNAIRGSRVGAGPMGEAERGESAPRLRISFWCSNEHETQPSFASDAQIPDTWDCPRCGLPAGKDRDNPPAPPRTEPYKTHLAYVRERRSDADGEAILAEALAKLRGEI comes from the coding sequence GTGGCAAGTGGCAACGCGATCCGAGGGAGTCGGGTCGGAGCGGGGCCGATGGGTGAAGCGGAGCGAGGCGAGTCGGCGCCGCGTCTGCGCATCTCCTTCTGGTGCTCGAACGAGCACGAGACTCAGCCGAGCTTCGCCAGCGACGCGCAGATTCCGGACACTTGGGACTGCCCCCGCTGCGGCCTCCCGGCCGGCAAGGACCGGGACAACCCGCCCGCTCCGCCGCGCACCGAGCCGTACAAGACGCATCTGGCATACGTGCGGGAGCGGAGGAGTGACGCCGACGGAGAGGCGATCCTCGCCGAGGCGCTCGCCAAGCTCCGTGGGGAGATCTGA
- the rapZ gene encoding RNase adapter RapZ → MNAQDHENHGNGAQVSTGTTGEAPEAAAIPELVIISGMSGAGRSTAAKCLEDLGWFVVDNLPPALIPTMVDLGARSQGNVARIAVVVDVRGRRFFDNLRESLADLAAKNVKRRVLFLEASDDALVRRFESVRRPHPLQGDGRIVDGIAAERDLLRELRGDADLVIDTSSLNVHELRAKMDAQFAGEEEPELRATVMSFGYKYGLPVDADLVVDCRFLPNPHWVPELRPFTGLNEEVSGYVFNQPGAKEFLDRYTELLQLIAAGYRREGKRYVTIAVGCTGGKHRSVAMSEKLAARLAAESVETVVVHRDMGRE, encoded by the coding sequence ATGAATGCGCAAGACCACGAGAACCACGGAAACGGAGCACAGGTGAGTACGGGCACGACGGGCGAGGCTCCCGAGGCCGCGGCCATCCCCGAGCTGGTGATCATCTCCGGCATGTCCGGCGCGGGCCGCAGCACCGCCGCCAAGTGCCTGGAGGACCTCGGCTGGTTCGTCGTCGACAACCTCCCGCCCGCCCTGATCCCCACCATGGTGGACCTCGGCGCCCGCTCCCAGGGCAATGTGGCCCGGATCGCCGTGGTCGTCGACGTCCGCGGCCGCCGCTTCTTCGACAACCTCCGCGAGTCCCTCGCCGACCTCGCGGCCAAGAACGTCAAGCGTCGGGTGCTCTTCCTGGAGGCGTCCGACGACGCCCTGGTGCGCCGCTTCGAGTCGGTGCGTCGCCCGCACCCGCTCCAGGGCGACGGGCGGATCGTCGACGGCATCGCCGCCGAGCGCGACCTGCTGCGCGAGCTGCGCGGCGACGCCGACCTGGTGATCGACACCTCCAGCCTCAACGTCCACGAGCTGCGCGCCAAGATGGACGCCCAGTTCGCCGGCGAGGAGGAGCCGGAGCTGCGCGCCACCGTGATGTCCTTCGGGTACAAGTACGGCCTGCCGGTCGACGCCGACCTGGTGGTGGACTGCCGCTTCCTGCCCAACCCGCACTGGGTGCCCGAGCTGCGCCCCTTCACCGGGCTCAACGAGGAGGTGTCCGGCTACGTCTTCAACCAGCCCGGCGCCAAGGAGTTCCTGGACCGCTACACCGAGCTGCTCCAGCTGATCGCGGCCGGCTACCGCCGCGAGGGCAAGCGCTATGTGACCATCGCCGTCGGCTGCACGGGCGGCAAGCACCGCTCCGTCGCCATGTCCGAGAAGCTCGCCGCCCGTCTGGCCGCCGAGAGCGTGGAGACCGTGGTCGTCCACCGCGACATGGGGCGCGAGTGA
- the uvrC gene encoding excinuclease ABC subunit UvrC: MADPSSYRPKPGQIPDSPGVYKFRDEHGRVIYVGKAKSLRQRLSSYFQDLANLHPRTRTMVTTAGSVEWTVVSTEVEALQLEYTWIKEFDPRFNVKYRDDKSYPYLAVTLNEEFPRVQVMRGAKKKGVRYFGPYGHAWAIRETVDLMLRVFPVRTCSAGVFKRSAQIGRPCLLGYIGKCSAPCVGRVTAEEHRELAEDFCDFVAGRTGTHLRRLEQQMHDAAEDMEYEKAARLRDDIGALRRAMEKNAVVLTDATDADLIAVAEDELEAAVQIFHVRGGRVRGQRGWVTDKVEAVDTAGLVEHALQQLYGEESGDAVPKEVLVPALPDPVDPVVEWLAGRRGARVDLRIPQRGDKKDLMATVQRNAQQALVLHKTKRASDLTTRSRALEEIAEALDLDSAPLRVECFDISHFQGDDVVASMVVFEDGLARKSEYRRFQIKGRVGDAQIWHGRGQDDVRSMHEVVSRRFRRYLQEKQKTGEWDGEDAPAGAEAGGPAPVGGEVDAVAGGPVDPETGRPRKFAYPPQLVVVDGGAPQVAAARRALDELGIDDVAVCGLAKRLEEVWLPGEPDPVVLPRTSEGLYLLQRVRDEAHRFAISYQRSKRSKTMKAGPLDTVPGLGESRRQALLKHFGSLKRLRAATIDQICEVPGIGRKTAETVAAALAQAAPPAPAVNTATGEIIEDEAASAASSPTRGTGP; encoded by the coding sequence ATGGCCGACCCCAGCAGCTACCGACCCAAGCCGGGACAGATCCCCGACTCGCCGGGGGTCTACAAGTTCCGGGACGAACACGGCCGGGTGATCTACGTCGGGAAGGCGAAGAGCCTGCGCCAGCGGCTCTCCTCGTACTTCCAGGACCTGGCGAACCTGCACCCACGCACCCGCACCATGGTCACCACGGCCGGCTCCGTGGAGTGGACGGTGGTCTCCACCGAGGTGGAGGCGCTGCAGCTCGAGTACACCTGGATCAAGGAGTTCGACCCCCGGTTCAACGTCAAGTATCGGGACGACAAGAGCTATCCGTACCTGGCGGTGACGCTCAACGAGGAGTTCCCGCGCGTCCAGGTCATGCGCGGGGCCAAGAAGAAGGGCGTGCGGTACTTCGGCCCGTACGGGCACGCCTGGGCGATCCGCGAGACGGTCGACCTGATGCTGCGGGTGTTCCCGGTGCGGACCTGCTCGGCCGGGGTGTTCAAGCGTTCGGCGCAGATCGGGCGGCCCTGTCTGCTCGGCTACATCGGCAAGTGCTCCGCCCCGTGTGTCGGCCGCGTCACCGCCGAGGAGCACCGCGAACTCGCCGAGGACTTCTGCGACTTCGTGGCCGGCCGCACCGGCACCCATCTGCGCCGGCTCGAGCAGCAGATGCACGACGCCGCGGAGGACATGGAGTACGAGAAGGCGGCGCGGCTGCGGGACGACATCGGCGCGCTGCGCCGCGCGATGGAGAAGAACGCCGTCGTCCTCACCGACGCCACCGACGCGGACCTGATCGCGGTCGCCGAGGACGAGCTGGAGGCGGCCGTGCAGATCTTCCACGTGCGCGGCGGCCGGGTGCGCGGCCAGCGCGGCTGGGTGACCGACAAGGTGGAGGCCGTGGACACCGCGGGTCTGGTCGAGCACGCCCTCCAGCAGTTGTACGGCGAGGAGAGCGGCGACGCCGTGCCCAAGGAGGTGCTGGTGCCGGCCCTGCCCGACCCCGTCGACCCGGTCGTCGAATGGCTCGCCGGCCGTCGCGGCGCCCGCGTCGACCTGCGGATACCGCAGCGCGGCGACAAGAAGGACCTGATGGCCACGGTGCAGCGCAACGCCCAGCAGGCGCTCGTGCTGCACAAGACCAAGCGCGCCTCCGACCTGACCACGCGCTCCCGCGCGCTGGAGGAGATCGCCGAGGCGCTGGACCTGGACTCCGCACCGCTGCGCGTGGAGTGCTTCGACATCTCGCACTTCCAGGGCGACGACGTGGTGGCCTCCATGGTCGTCTTCGAGGACGGGCTGGCCCGCAAGAGCGAGTACCGCCGCTTCCAGATCAAGGGTCGTGTCGGAGACGCGCAGATCTGGCACGGTCGCGGGCAGGACGACGTCCGCTCCATGCACGAGGTGGTCAGCCGCCGCTTCCGCCGCTACCTCCAGGAGAAGCAGAAGACCGGCGAGTGGGACGGCGAGGACGCGCCAGCGGGCGCCGAGGCCGGAGGGCCGGCGCCGGTCGGCGGCGAGGTGGACGCGGTGGCCGGTGGGCCCGTGGACCCCGAGACGGGCCGGCCGCGCAAGTTCGCGTACCCCCCGCAGCTCGTCGTGGTCGACGGCGGCGCGCCGCAGGTCGCCGCCGCGCGGCGGGCGCTGGACGAGCTCGGCATCGACGACGTGGCCGTGTGCGGCCTGGCCAAGCGGCTGGAGGAGGTCTGGCTGCCCGGCGAGCCCGACCCGGTGGTGCTGCCGCGCACCAGCGAGGGGCTCTACCTGCTCCAGCGGGTGCGCGACGAGGCGCACCGGTTCGCCATCTCGTACCAGCGCAGCAAGCGCTCCAAGACGATGAAGGCGGGGCCGCTGGACACCGTGCCCGGCCTGGGGGAGAGTCGCCGGCAGGCGCTCCTCAAGCACTTCGGCTCGCTCAAGCGGCTCCGCGCGGCGACCATCGACCAGATCTGCGAGGTCCCCGGCATCGGCCGCAAGACCGCCGAGACCGTGGCCGCGGCCCTCGCCCAGGCGGCCCCGCCCGCCCCGGCGGTGAACACCGCCACAGGAGAGATCATTGAGGATGAGGCCGCGTCCGCGGCGTCATCCCCGACACGGGGGACAGGACCATGA
- the whiA gene encoding DNA-binding protein WhiA, which produces MAMTAAVKDEISRLPVTRTCCRKAEVSAILRFAGGLHLVSGRIVIEAELDTGIAARRLRKDILEIFGHASDLVVMAPGGLRRGSRYVVRVVAGGDQLARQTGLVDGRGRPIRGLPPQVVSGATCDAEAAWRGAFLAHGSLTEPGRSSSLEVTCPGPEAALALVGAARRLQIGAKAREVRGVDRVVVRDGDAIGALLTRLGAHESVLAWEERRMRREVRATANRLANFDDANLRRSARAAVAAGARVQRALEILGDEVPEHLAAAGRLRMEHKQASLEELGALADPPLTKDAVAGRIRRLLAMADKRAQDLGVPGTESNLTEEMADGMVG; this is translated from the coding sequence ATGGCGATGACGGCAGCGGTGAAGGACGAAATCTCCCGGCTCCCCGTCACCCGGACCTGCTGCCGGAAAGCGGAGGTCTCGGCGATCCTGCGGTTCGCGGGCGGGCTGCACCTGGTCAGCGGGCGCATCGTGATCGAGGCGGAGCTGGACACCGGCATCGCGGCTCGACGGCTCCGCAAGGACATCCTGGAGATCTTCGGTCACGCCTCCGACCTGGTGGTGATGGCCCCCGGCGGGCTGCGCCGCGGCAGCCGGTACGTGGTGCGGGTGGTCGCCGGCGGTGACCAGCTGGCCCGCCAGACCGGCCTGGTCGACGGCCGCGGCCGGCCGATCCGCGGACTGCCCCCGCAGGTGGTCTCCGGGGCCACCTGCGATGCCGAGGCCGCCTGGCGCGGTGCCTTCCTGGCGCACGGCTCGCTCACCGAGCCCGGCCGTTCGTCCTCCCTGGAGGTGACGTGCCCCGGCCCCGAGGCCGCGCTGGCGCTGGTCGGCGCGGCGCGCCGGCTCCAGATCGGGGCCAAGGCTCGCGAGGTGCGCGGCGTGGACCGGGTGGTCGTCCGGGACGGTGACGCGATCGGCGCGCTGTTGACCCGGCTCGGCGCCCATGAGTCCGTGCTGGCCTGGGAGGAGCGGCGGATGCGCCGCGAGGTGCGGGCCACCGCCAACCGGCTCGCCAACTTCGACGACGCCAACCTGCGTCGCTCCGCGCGGGCGGCGGTGGCCGCGGGGGCGCGGGTCCAGCGGGCGCTGGAGATCCTCGGCGACGAGGTCCCGGAGCACCTGGCGGCCGCCGGCCGGCTGCGCATGGAGCACAAGCAGGCGTCCCTGGAGGAGCTCGGCGCTCTCGCCGACCCGCCGTTGACCAAGGACGCGGTCGCCGGCCGCATCCGCCGCCTGCTGGCGATGGCCGACAAGCGCGCCCAGGACCTCGGCGTACCCGGCACGGAGTCCAACCTGACCGAGGAGATGGCGGACGGCATGGTCGGCTGA
- the gap gene encoding type I glyceraldehyde-3-phosphate dehydrogenase, whose translation MTIRVGINGFGRIGRNYFRALLEQGADIEIVGVNDLTDNATLVHLLKYDTILGRLKHEVSHTADTITVGNQTFKTLAERDPANLPWAELGADIVVESTGIFTKREDAAKHLAAGAKKVLISAPAKGEDITIVMGVNQDKYDAANHHVISNASCTTNCVAPMAKVLDESFGIVKGLMTTVHAYTNDQRILDFPHSDLRRARAAAQNIIPTSTGAAKATALVLPQLKGKLDGIAMRVPVPTGSVTDLVIELDREVTKDEINNAFQKAAEGQLKGILEYTEDEIVSSDIVNWPASCTFDSRLTMAQGKQVKVVGWYDNEWGYSNRLVDLTTFVGGQL comes from the coding sequence GTGACGATCCGCGTAGGCATCAACGGCTTTGGCCGCATCGGTCGCAACTACTTCCGCGCGCTCCTGGAGCAGGGCGCGGACATCGAGATCGTCGGTGTCAACGACCTGACCGACAACGCCACCCTGGTCCACCTGCTGAAGTACGACACCATCCTGGGTCGGCTGAAGCACGAGGTCAGCCACACCGCCGACACCATCACCGTCGGTAACCAGACCTTCAAGACCCTCGCCGAGCGGGACCCGGCGAACCTCCCCTGGGCCGAGCTGGGCGCCGACATCGTCGTCGAGTCCACCGGCATCTTCACCAAGCGCGAGGACGCCGCCAAGCACCTCGCCGCCGGCGCCAAGAAGGTGCTGATCTCCGCCCCCGCCAAGGGTGAGGACATCACCATCGTGATGGGCGTGAACCAGGACAAGTACGACGCGGCCAACCACCACGTCATCTCCAACGCGTCCTGCACCACCAACTGCGTGGCGCCGATGGCCAAGGTTCTCGACGAGAGCTTCGGCATCGTCAAGGGCCTGATGACCACGGTCCACGCCTACACCAACGACCAGCGCATCCTGGACTTCCCGCACAGCGACCTGCGTCGCGCCCGCGCTGCCGCGCAGAACATCATCCCGACCTCGACCGGTGCCGCCAAGGCCACCGCCCTGGTCCTGCCGCAGCTGAAGGGCAAGCTGGACGGCATCGCGATGCGCGTTCCGGTCCCGACCGGCTCCGTGACCGACCTGGTGATCGAGCTCGACCGCGAGGTCACCAAGGACGAGATCAACAACGCCTTCCAGAAGGCCGCGGAGGGCCAGCTGAAGGGCATCCTGGAGTACACCGAGGACGAGATCGTCTCCTCGGACATCGTGAACTGGCCCGCCTCCTGCACCTTCGACTCCCGCCTGACCATGGCCCAGGGCAAGCAGGTCAAGGTCGTCGGCTGGTATGACAATGAGTGGGGCTACTCCAACCGCCTGGTGGACCTGACCACCTTCGTCGGCGGCCAGCTCTGA
- the tpiA gene encoding triose-phosphate isomerase, translating into MSDRIPLMAGNWKMNLNHLEAIAHVQKLAFALADKDYEAVEVAVLPPFVDLRSVQTLVDGDKLKIKYGAQDISAHDSGAYTGEISGSMLAKLKCTYVAIGHSERRQYHAETDELCNAKVKAAYQHGLTPILCVGEGLDVRKAGNQVAHTLAQVDGALKDVPAEHAESIVIAYEPVWAIGTGEVATPEDAQEVCGAIRGRLAELYSQELADKVRIQYGGSVKSGNVAAIMAQPDVDGALVGGAALDADEFVKIVRFRDQ; encoded by the coding sequence GTGAGTGACCGTATCCCGCTGATGGCGGGCAACTGGAAGATGAACCTCAACCACCTCGAGGCCATCGCGCACGTCCAGAAGCTCGCCTTCGCGCTCGCCGACAAGGACTACGAGGCCGTCGAGGTCGCGGTCCTGCCGCCCTTCGTCGACCTGCGGTCGGTGCAGACGCTGGTCGACGGCGACAAGCTGAAGATCAAGTACGGCGCCCAGGACATCTCGGCGCACGACTCGGGCGCGTACACCGGTGAGATCTCCGGCTCGATGCTCGCCAAGCTCAAGTGCACGTACGTCGCGATCGGGCACTCCGAGCGCCGGCAGTACCACGCCGAGACCGACGAGCTGTGCAACGCCAAGGTGAAGGCCGCCTACCAGCACGGCCTCACCCCGATCCTGTGCGTCGGCGAGGGCCTGGACGTCCGCAAGGCGGGCAACCAGGTCGCGCACACCCTCGCGCAGGTCGACGGCGCCCTGAAGGACGTCCCGGCCGAGCACGCCGAGTCGATCGTGATCGCGTACGAGCCGGTGTGGGCCATCGGCACCGGCGAGGTCGCCACCCCCGAGGACGCCCAGGAGGTCTGCGGGGCGATCCGCGGTCGCCTGGCCGAGCTCTACAGCCAGGAGCTGGCCGACAAGGTCCGCATCCAGTACGGCGGCTCGGTGAAGTCCGGCAACGTGGCGGCGATCATGGCGCAGCCGGACGTGGACGGCGCCCTGGTCGGCGGCGCGGCACTGGACGCGGACGAGTTCGTGAAGATCGTCCGGTTCCGCGACCAGTAG
- a CDS encoding phosphoglycerate kinase has product MKTIDELEVAGRRVFVRADLNVPLEGDTITDDGRIRAVAPTIARLADAGARVVVASHLGRPKGAPDPQFSLAPVAKRLGEILGKPVVFAADTVGDSAKATVAALGDGEVTLLENLRFNAGETSKDDAERGAFADELAALADLYVGDGFGAVHRKHASVYDLPARLPHAVGGLISTEVGVLKKLTENVERPYVVVLGGAKVSDKLGVIDHLLEKADRILVGGGMAYTFLKAKGHEVGVSLLQEDQIPACLDYLARAEKRGVEFVLPVDVLVSAEFPDLKTKAPANPDLVSSDAIPADEEGLDIGPKTRELYASKLADAATVFWNGPMGVFEHPDYANGTKAVAQALVDSPAFTVVGGGDSAAAVRLLGFDETAFGHISTGGGASLEYLEGKTLPGLAALED; this is encoded by the coding sequence ATGAAGACGATCGACGAGCTTGAGGTCGCCGGGCGGCGGGTGTTCGTCCGCGCCGACCTCAACGTGCCGCTGGAAGGCGACACGATCACGGACGACGGCCGCATCCGCGCCGTCGCCCCGACCATCGCCAGGCTGGCGGACGCCGGCGCCAGGGTGGTCGTCGCCTCTCACCTGGGCCGCCCCAAGGGCGCCCCGGACCCGCAGTTCTCGCTCGCGCCGGTCGCGAAGCGTCTCGGTGAGATCCTCGGCAAGCCGGTCGTCTTCGCGGCCGACACCGTGGGGGACAGCGCGAAGGCCACCGTCGCCGCTCTCGGCGACGGCGAGGTCACGCTGCTGGAGAACCTCCGCTTCAACGCCGGTGAGACCAGCAAGGACGACGCCGAGCGAGGCGCCTTCGCCGACGAGCTGGCCGCGCTGGCGGACCTGTACGTGGGCGACGGCTTCGGTGCCGTGCACCGCAAGCACGCCTCGGTGTACGACCTGCCGGCCCGGCTGCCGCACGCCGTGGGCGGCCTGATCTCCACCGAGGTCGGTGTGCTCAAGAAGCTCACCGAGAACGTGGAGCGGCCGTACGTGGTCGTCCTCGGCGGGGCCAAGGTCTCGGACAAGCTCGGGGTCATCGACCACCTGCTGGAGAAGGCCGACCGCATCCTGGTCGGCGGCGGCATGGCGTACACCTTCCTCAAGGCCAAGGGCCACGAGGTCGGTGTCTCGCTGCTCCAGGAGGACCAGATCCCGGCCTGCCTGGACTACCTGGCGCGGGCCGAGAAGCGTGGCGTGGAGTTCGTGCTCCCCGTCGATGTGCTGGTCTCGGCCGAGTTCCCGGACCTGAAGACCAAGGCCCCGGCCAACCCGGACCTGGTCTCCTCGGACGCCATCCCGGCGGACGAGGAGGGTCTGGACATCGGCCCGAAGACCCGCGAGCTGTACGCGTCGAAGCTGGCGGACGCGGCCACCGTGTTCTGGAACGGGCCGATGGGTGTCTTCGAGCACCCCGACTACGCCAACGGCACCAAGGCGGTCGCCCAGGCGCTGGTCGACAGCCCGGCCTTCACGGTCGTCGGTGGCGGCGACTCGGCCGCCGCCGTGCGCCTGCTGGGCTTCGATGAGACCGCTTTCGGACATATTTCGACCGGTGGCGGGGCCAGCCTCGAGTATCTCGAGGGCAAGACGCTCCCCGGCCTCGCCGCACTGGAGGACTGA